One segment of Odontesthes bonariensis isolate fOdoBon6 chromosome 1, fOdoBon6.hap1, whole genome shotgun sequence DNA contains the following:
- the ttc17 gene encoding tetratricopeptide repeat protein 17 has product MAELRKICPESVPCRVNYTRKTSFQGRLFILLCVLIVDSGGATTHWVVTEDGKIQQQVDSPLNLKHPHDVVIFMRQETRVNYLKKLEKQLVAQKIHIEENEDRDTGLEQRHYKEDADCVMAKVPLGDLDLYDGTYIALESKDISPEDYVDSRPALPPDLEKPDCAKVFELPYSIHGFQHLRGVQERANLTSPLLSKEDPIFSSLSQKLGRSVDELGHHIHQGLLKNSSSWVLYNMASFYWRMKNEPQRAVDCVVRALHFSPRQHKDIALVNMANILHRAHFSADAAILAHAALDLTSDLFTSHYTLGNIYAMLGEYNHSVLCYEQALQAQPGFEQALRRKHAVLCQQKLEQRLEAQHRSLQRTLNELKEYQKQHDHYLRQQEALDKHKLLQEEQILRNIIHETQMAKEAQLGNHQMCRLGQQQRSLYCPFDLPVRYHRGDLFEHVHYVQFGDEVSVASSVALVSEPNSNLTAANPQLHPSVSGDQDPAAALWGSHQDHTQDIQRMLWPQRTDCAHEYPSVPPAHLLPTYYLPPETQGLSPVAALLYGSSNPPQTAAVPDCSPATQPYPALLPASLDWPLEEKELPDPFASEILLLRSGGWTLEQIGSRIAQAMKQVTIPCWQVHNEAALFWRAKGNGSRALQCLRQVLSSAPPPYHHLPLTNAANLLLHNGLSTHAQTLLEHALTLNASEPHTLLSLVSVHLAQSNVTGALAIFRHILEITLSSSSSFSSFAGCEQCRTCLPLLRCLQFYPFLYNLSRQPCSRGGACMAEEDLRIQLEEWDGSEEKQDAPSLSAIEDTLLFEKVILDSNGSGEVAGQQQASPSTSGASKMTTSFGDGGVEKEEDWQLKEDLMGAFEGALDVGGKRGDLRGIRVLKNDRVMGARAGSGPCFGNCEDDEGAEWITFQVKRVRKAKVDGSESVAISDDSQSGELLPGGHSVLEISGPTIPSPGPSGRWRDYTSLGWPGPEECQRTRRVDLTTVASTWLAVSAKNIDITEHIDFATPLQEPAAEPLCNANLAASMHTLDHLAGVANRAAIHYTGESQLREVLQNLGKDKFSPQSFEQVGTRIAKVLEKNQTSWVLSSMAALYWRVKGQGKRAIDCLRQALNYAPHHMKDVPLISLANIFQNARLWEDALTVARMAVEIAPHFVVNHFTLANVYIAMEEFEKAMRWYESTLKLQPEFAPAKDRLRTIQCYLLTKRERRQP; this is encoded by the exons AAGCAGCTAGTAGCACAAAAGATACACATAGAGGAGAACGAAGATCGAGACACCGGTTTGGAGCAGCGACACTATAAAGAGGATGCAGACTGTGTAATGGCTAAGGTCCCCCTGGGAGATCTGGACCTGTATGATGGCACTTATATTGCATTGGAAAGCAAAGACATAAG CCCTGAAGACTATGTTGATTCCCGGCCTGCTCTGCCACCAGATCTGGAAAAACCAGACTGTGCCAAAGTGTTCGAACTGCCTTATAGTATCCACGGTTTCCAGCATCTCAGG GGTGTACAGGAGAGGGCGAACTTGACCTCTCCCCTTCTTTCTAAGGAGGATCCCATTTTTAGTTCATTGTCTCAAAAGCTGGGTCGCAGTGTTGACGAGTTGGGCCATCACATCCATCAAGGCCTGCTGAAG AATTCATCCTCCTGGGTGCTATACAACATGGCGTCATTTTACTGGCGCATGAAAAACGAGCCTCAGAGAGCAGTGGACTGTGTCGTGCGTGCTCTGCATTTCTCCCCAAG GCAGCATAAGGATATCGCACTTGTCAACATGGCCAACATCCTGCACCGAGCCCATTTCTCAGCGGATGCTGCTATTCTCGCCCACGCTGCCCTTGACCTTACCTCAGATCTCTTCACGAGTCACTACACCTTGGGCAACATTTATGCT ATGCTTGGGGAATACAACCACTCAGTGCTGTGTTACGAGCAGGCACTGCAGGCCCAGCCAGGCTTTGAGCAGGCCCTGAGGAGGAAACACGCTGTGCTCTGTCAGCAAAAGCTGGAGCAGCGCCTGGAAGCCCAGCACAG ATCCCTGCAGCGGACACTGAATGAGCTGAAAGAGTACCAGAAGCAGCATGACCACTACCTCCGCCAACAGGAGGCACTGGATAAACACAAGCTGCTGCAGGAAGAACAGATCCTGCGCAACATTATCCATGAAACCCAGATGGCTAAAGAAGCTCAACTTG GGAACCATCAGATGTGTCGACTGGGTCAGCAGCAGCGCAGCCTCTACTGCCCCTTTGACCTTCCTGTGCGTTATCATCGGGGGGACCTTTTTGAACATGTACACTACGTTCAA ttTGGAGACGAGGTGTCTGTGGCATCCAGTGTGGCACTTGTGTCAGAACCCAACTCAAACCTGACGGCAGCCAACCCCCAGCTCCATCCCTCTGTGTCTGGGGACCAGGATCCCGCTGCTGCCCTCTGGGGCAGCCATCAGGATCACACACAG GACATACAGAGGATGTTATGGCCTCAAAGGACTGACTGCGCCCACGAGTACCCGAGTGTTCCCCCTGCTCACCTGCTACCAACCTATTACCTTCCACCTGAAACACAGGGCCTCAG CCCAGTAGCAGCTCTCCTTTATGGGAGCAGCAATCCTCCTCAGACCGCAGCTGTGCCCGACTGTAGCCCAGCCACACAACCATATCCAGCTCTCCTGCCTGCCTCATTAGACTGGCCCCTGGAAGAAAAGGAGCTGCCAGATCCCTTTGCCTCTGAG ATTCTACTGTTACGCAGTGGAGGATGGACACTGGAGCAAATTGGTAGCAGAATAGCTCAAGCTATGAAACAA GTTACTATACCCTGCTGGCAGGTCCACAATGAGGCAGCTCTATTTTGGCGGGCCAAAGGCAATGGCAGCCGTGCCCTGCAGTGCCTGCGCCAAGTATTGAGCTCAGCACCGCCTCCTTACCACCACTTGCCCCTCACCAACGCTGCTAACCTGCTGCTGCACAACGGCTTGAGCACCCATGCACAAACACTGCTGGAGCACGCATTGACGCTCAATGCGTCAGAG CCCCACACCCTGCTCAGCCTGGTGAGCGTGCATTTGGCCCAGAGCAACGTGACAGGTGCTTTGGCCATATTCCGCCACATCCTGGAGATAACACTTTCTTCGTCCTCCTCCTTCTCATCCTTTGCTGGCTGTGAACAGTGCCGCACCTGCTTACCTTTGCTGCGTTGCCTTCAGTTTTATCCTTTCCTTTACAATCTGTCACGACAGCCCTGCTCAC GGGGTGGCGCCTGCATGGCTGAGGAGGACCTTAGAATACAACTGGAAGAATGGGACGGCAGTGAAGAGAAGCAGGACGCACCTTCCCTCTCTGCCATAGAGGACACGCTGCTGTTTGAGA AGGTTATCTTGGACAGTAATGGCTCTGGTGAAGTAGCTGGGCAGCAGCAGGCGTCTCCCTCTACCTCAGGGGCATCTAAAATGACCACTTCTTTTGGAGATGGAGGAgtggaaaaagaagaagactgGCAACTGAAGGAGGACCTGATGGGTGCATTTGAGGGAGCACTGGATGTCGGAGGGAAACGAGGGGACCTGCGAGGTATCCGGGTGCTAAAGAATGACCGTGTGATGGGTGCTCGTGCAGGAAGTGGGCCGTGTTTTGGGAACTGTGAGGATGACGAAGGAGCAGAGTGG ATAACTTTCCAGGTGAAGCGGGTCAGGAAAGCTAAGGTCGACGGGTCAGAGAGTGTCGCCATCTCCGATGACAGCCAGAGCGGGGAGTTGCTGCCTGGAGGGCACTCTGTCTTGGAAATCAGCGGTCCAACTATCCCATCTCCTGGTCCTTCAG GACGATGGAGAGACTACACAAGTCTTGGCTGGCCAGGACCAGAGGAGTGCCAACGGACACGGAGGGTGGACCTCACCACTGTAGCAAGCACTTGGTTGGCTGTTTCTGCCAAGAATATTGA CATCACAGAGCACATAGATTTCGCCACTCCACTCCAAGAGCCAGCGGCTGAACCTTTATGCAATGCCAACCTTGCTGCCAGTATGCACACCCTCGACCACCTGGCGGGGGTAGCCAATCGTGCTGCCATTCACTACACTGGGGAGAGCCAACTGCGCGAG GTCCTACAGAACCTCGGCAAAGATAAGTTCTCCCCCCAGTCCTTTGAGCAGGTGGGCACACGCATTGCTAAAGTTCTGGAGAAG AATCAGACATCTTGGGTGTTATCCAGCATGGCGGCTCTGTACTGGAGAGTCAAAGGCCAAGGCAAAAGAGCCATCGACTGTCTGCGGCAGGCACTCAACTATGCCCCTCATCACATGAAG GATGTGCCACTCATCAGCCTCGCCAACATCTTTCAGAATGCTCGCTTATGGGAAGACGCCCTAACGGTCGCACGCATGGCAGTAGAGATCGCCCCGCACTTTGTTGTGAACCACTTTACCCTCGCCAATGTCTATATTGCAATG GAAGAGTTTGAGAAAGCCATGCGCTGGTACGAGTCGACTCTGAAGCTGCAGCCGGAGTTCGCTCCCGCCAAAGACCGACTGAGAACCATTCAGTGTTACCTGCTCACCAAGCGGGAGCGTCGTCAGCCCTAA